DNA from Phycisphaerae bacterium:
CTTTCCGGCGTCATAATCTCGTACGTGCTTCGCTCCTTGAGGACGCCATCCACGTGGACGCCGCTCTCATGTGCGAATGCATTGGCTCCGACAATCGCTTTATTCGGCTGCACGACAAATCCGGTAAGACGAGACACAAGCTGGCTTGTCTTGTAAATCTGCTTTGTATTTATATTTGTCGTTAACGGCTTGGTTCTGTCTTTGCCGAAGAAGTCGGGCCTCGTATGCACAGCCATCACGACCTCTTCGAGCGCAGCGTTACCAGCTCGTTCGCCGAGACCATTGACCGAGCACTCGACTTGACGGGCGCCGTTTCGCACGCCTGTAACTGAATTCGCCACCGCCATACCGAGGTCGTTGTGGCAATGGGTGCTTATTATACATTTGTCTATACCCGGAACGTCTGATTTAAGCTGAGCAATGATTCGGCCATACTCATACGGCAGGACGTAGCCGACGGTGTCGGGTATATTTAATGTCGTCGCACCGGCTTCGATGACCGCGGTCAGGATTTCAACGAGAAACGACATTTCGCTCCTGCAGGCATCCTCAGGTGAAAATTCGACGTCGCCGGTGAAAGTTTTTGCCAGTTTTACCGCAGCGACGGCCATTTTCAAGACCTCGGCGGGCGTCTTATTCAGCTTGTGCTTCATATGAATCAGCGAGGTTGCGACAAAAGTGTGAATCCGCCGTTTTTTTGCCGGCGCAAGAGCCTTGCCAGCTGATTCGATGTCTTCCTTGGTCGAACGGGCGAGGCCGCAAATTGTCGGCCCTTTGACCTGCTCGGCTATCTGTTTTGTCGCTTCGAACTGGGCAGGCGAGGAAACCGGAAAGCCCGCTTCTATTACATCGACGCCCAAAACCGCTAATTGCTGGGCTATTTCGAGCTTTTCAGCGATTGAAAGAGAGGCACCGGGTGCCTGCTCGCCGTCGCGTAAGGTGGTATCGAAAATTAAGATTTTTTCTTCAGCCATTTGTTTTCTCCAAAACTAACGCTGTTCGGGGCAAATTTACCCCAAACGCCGTTAAATTGCTACAAATTTATCAAAAGCAAGGGTTTACAAATATAGATTTTTTGTGGAAAAAAGGGTTTATTGCGCCTAACGGCGCAAAAGGAGGGCGCTAAGGCACAGAATTGCCTTTTGCGGAGAATGAATTGTGTAAGTTCTACTCATAAGCCCAGTATTATACAGAAGAAGAGAAACTTTTGCAACAACTATTAAATATTTTTGCGGAATTTAGGAGGTTTGGGCAATGTGGGATAGCACCAAACGCGCAAGTTCGCGTTTTGGAATGGTAGAAAATGGTAAAAAGTTGTAAAAAATCGCTAAAAATGCGCGTAAAAGTGAGAGAAAATGCGCAAAAATGGTTGAAAATGTTGGATGATTTTTTACCCCCCTGCGCATTTGATCGCGCGGAGCGAAGAAGAATTTTTGTTGCTCGGAGACGCAGGTTTTGTATAATAAAGAGTCAGTTCCAGTTACCAAGATTTGGCCTATCAGGAGGTTTTGCAGGAGGGCAGAAAAATGGGTCGAGTGTTTTTTGCGGCAATTGTTTTCGGGGGGTTGGTGTTGTCGTCTATTTGCTTCGGTTATTCCGGCGGCTCGGGGACAGAGGAAGACCCATATCAAATTGCCACAGCCGAGGATATGAACCAAATCGGGCTCAATTACCAAGACTGGGACAAGCACTTTAAACTGACGGCTGATATAAACCTCTCTGCCTATACAGGCACACAGTTCAGCCGTATCGGCACCGACGACAAACACGCTTTCAGCGGTGTCTTTGACGGCAATAGGCACACAATTTCCAATTTCACATACACGGCAGAAAGTGGCGACTATATCGGCATTTTCGGTAATGTCAGCAATACAGGAAAAATCGAAAATGTCTCTCTTGTCGATGTAAACATAACCGGACACAATTATGTCGGCGGTCTGGTGGGAATCAACAACGGCAGTATCAGCAATTGCTATTCGACAGGTACAGTCAGCGGTGGTTCTAATTCTTGGATTGTTGGCGGTCTGGTGGGATACAACCAAGGCACTATAGCAAATTGCCATTCGACAGGAACTGTCAGCGACTCTTCCTACTCTGATATGTTAGGCGGGCTGGTGGGATACAATAAAGGCACTATCGACAATTGCAATGCAAAAGGAGATGTCTCCGGTGGGTACAACTCGGTTTGTCTCGGCGGGCTGGTGGGGTGGAATGAAGGCGGCATAAGAAACTGCAATTCGACAGCTACCGTCACCAGCGACGGAGATTATTCATACTACCTCGGCGGGCTGGTGGGATATACCTATGGAGGAGGTATCCGTGAATGCAGTTCGACAGGCAATGTTACCGGCGGAGATTATTCATACTACCTCGGCGGGTTAATTGGAGGTAATGAACGGGCCGTCTTTATCATGTATTGTTATTCGACAGGAAATGTCCGTGGCGGATATGAATCAGATTATGTCGGCGGGCTGGTAGGGGAGAATGCAAATGACAGCTATGTCATAGATTGCTATGCTACGGGTGAGGTTGCCGGGGACTATGATGTGGGCGGCTTAGTGGGTATAAACGACAATAGCTACATTGAAGAGTGTTACTCATCAGGCAGCGTGTCTGGGTATATGTATGTCGGCGGATTATTAGGCTGGAATAATGGAGGGACAACTACAGATTCATTTTGGGACATTGAAACCAGCGGCCAATCATGGAGCGCCGGCGGGACGGGCAAAACCACCGCCGAAATGAAATTGAAAAGCACATTTACCGCAGCCAACTGGAGTTTTGCGGGCGATACGGCCAACAGCACGGATTATGTCTGGCGGATGTGTATAGACGGAGTGAACTATCCGCTTTTGTGGTGGCAGTTTAATATGGCAGATTTTACCTGTCCTGACGGCGTCAGTTTCATAGACTTTGCGATTCTGGCCAACGTCTGGCTAAGCGACCCTACTCAGGTCAACTGGAACGAGCGCTGTGACATTGCTGAACCGCAGGACAGTGTCATTGATATCTTAGACCTTGCGGTATTCACACAATACTGGCTTGAGGATTAAAACTCAAAATAGTGTATCGCGTCGCCGTGAGCAGCGAGGGGTAAACAAATCCGCCTGGGGCGGACAAGTCCTTCTTGCAATTCGACAATTGTGCGCTAAAATTGGGGTATGGAAAAACCACTCAATAAAATCATTGCGGTGATTATACTTTTATTTTCTTTGGAGGCAGGGGTATCGGGCGCGCCACCGAAAATCATCAATACGGTGCCTGAAAATGGTTCACAGGATGTGAACTCCAATCTGCGACAGATTCGCATTGTCTTCGACCAAGATATGGACCAAAACGGCTATTCGATATGCGGAGGCGGAGAGAATTATCCTAAAACAATCGGAAACCCGCGATGGGTTAACAAACGCACGATTGTAATGCGGGTGAAGCTTATTCCAAACCATGATTATCAGCTAAGCATCAACTGCCCAAACTTCAAGAATTTCAAGAATACCAAAGGTGAATCGGCCGAGCCGTATCCGATTGAATTTAAGACCAGCTCAGATAAAGCAGGAGCCAAAGCTGAGAATCTCAGCGTCGCAGAAAACGCAGAGGCGACAGAAGAGCTGCGCAAAGCTATCGATGAGAAGTACTCGTATCGCGACCTTCGTAAGTTTGATTGGGACAGGCTGTTCGACAGGTACAGCCGGGCAATGAAGGTCGCCAAAACGCCGGAAGCATTTGCGGAGGCAGCAGCGGAGATGCTTGCCAATGCGGGAGATGCGCACATCTGGGTTAAGATTGGCGAAAAAAATGCTAAGGGGAAATTCAGGAGGAGTGTTACTGAAAATTACAATCTAAAAATTTTGGAAAAAACAGTTCGCGGGTGGCGGAAGCGCAGCGATGCGGTATTTACCGGGCAATTCAACGACGGGATCGGTTATATTCTTATTGACAGCTGGTCCCGTGAACGTAAGGAGGCGCTCGAGGAGGCCTATAAGGCGATAGAGAAGTTTGCCGATGCACCGGGACTTATAATCGATGTTCGCAGCAACAGCGGTGGTGCTGAGCCGCTTGCGGAGGAATTTGCGGGCTGTTTTATCGACGAGCCGAAGGTTTATGCCCGGCATGTGTATCGTAATGTTCGTGAGCCGGGAGGATTTACCAAGCCGAATAATCGCATTCTGGAGCCGAGCGAGGGGCGGCCGAAGTATCGCGGCAAGATAGCCGTGCTTACGGGGCCGGTGAATATGAGCAGCTGCGAGGCGTTTCTTTTGATGATGAAGCAGGTTTCTGGCTGTAAACTTATTGGCGAGAAATCTTACGGCAGTTCGGGTAATCCCAAGCCGACCGAACTGGGCAACGGTGTGACGGTATTTTTGCCATCGTGGAAAGCTATGCGGCCTGACGGGACGTGCTTTGAGGGCGAGGGTATTGCTCCGGATATTCTTATTAAAACGACGAAGACAGAACTTAACAGCCGGGATGCTGTTCTCGAAGCTGCGTTGAAGTGGCTGCGTGAGTCCCAAATGACCCCTGCGAGGTGATGGCGAGGCTAACCATAAATCCCACTTGCAATCCGACAATTGTGCGCTAAAATGGGGGAAAATCATTAGTTATTAGTGCTTAGTCGTGAGTGGTTAGTTATTGGTATTTAGTGAATAAAACCCTGCCATTAAAATGGCAGGGCTAACCAAGTAAAAAATATTCAATATGAACGCACTGCTTAACAAGATTATCTGCGGGGATTGTATAGAGATACTCGGCGAGGTCGGCGAGCCGTTTGCGGATTTGATATTCGCGGATCCGCCTTTTAATATCGGGTATAAATACGACAAATACTACGACAAGGTCAAAAGCAAAAATTACATCGCATGGACGAAAGAGTGGCTGGGCGTTTGCAAAAAGGTCCTGAAGCCATCTGGCTCGTTTTATATAGCCATCGGCGATGAATATGCGGCAAACGTGAAGGTGATAGCGGATGAGCTTGGGCTTTTTATGCGGAACTGGATAATATGGCATTACACATTCGGCCAGCAGACGAAGATGAAATTTGCCCGCGCGCACACGCATATTTTTTACTTTGTAAACGATAAGAAGAATTTTACCTTTAACGAACACGCGGTTCGCGTGCCTTCGGACAGGCAACTAATTTACGGAGACAAGCGCGCCAATCCGAAAGGCAAGATGCCGGACGATGTCTGGGGGGAATTCTCGCGCGTATGCGGGACATTCAAGGAACGGGAAGAATGGCATCCGTGCCAGATGCCGGAGAGTCTGCTGAAAAGAATCATAGCGGTAAGCAGCAATACAGGAGATTGCGTGCTGGACCCATTCAGCGGGTCAGGGACAACTTTGGCAGCGGCGAAACAATTAGGCAGAAATTACGCCGGCGTGGAAATATCCGAAGAGTATGTTGAAAAGACAAAAAAACGTTTAGCTCAATTAGGAAAGCAACATTGCGGGAATGAGTCTCTGAAACCAACGGAGATGGCTGAATTTAAACGGCTTGTCAGTGAGACGACGATACCTGTCAGGGAGATTGCCGGCGACAAAAACCTTCTGGTTCTATTTACAAATCAATTTTCCGTGAGGATGAACAACGGCAGGCGCTATAAGACAGAAGAGATAGCGACGGTTTTAAGGGATTCGGCCGATTGAAGAATACAGGGATGAAGAAAAATTTGCTGATTTTACTGGTGATTGCCAGCAGTGCGGCGATGCTGACGGTGATACAGGCACCGTTTAGCTTGTCGTTTCTGGCGTGGTTTGCGCTGGTGCCGTTTATTATGGCGTGCTCGCCTGAGGTAAAAGCTTGGCGGTTATTTCTTACGGCTTACTTAGTTGCGCTTTGCTATTGGCTTGGGAACATTTACTGGATGTACCAGGTAACGCCGGGGGGGTGGATTGCGTTTTGTATGTACACAGGGCTACTTTGGCCTATAATGGCGGTTTGCCTGCGGTATTGCCGGGGAAAAAAGATACCGTTATTTTTAGCTGTGCCGGTTTTGATTGTCGGGGCTGAGCATTTTCAGGGGTTTTTATTAGGGGGCTTTTTCTGGCGGTTTTTGGCACACAGCCAATACGCCAATATCACGCTCATTCAAATAGCTGACATATTCGGCGCAGCGGGCGTTTCGTTTCTGATAGCAATGGTCAACGGGTTAGCGGCAGAACTGATAATCGCCGCCGAAGAGAAAAAGATTTTTAAAATC
Protein-coding regions in this window:
- a CDS encoding 2-isopropylmalate synthase; the encoded protein is MAEEKILIFDTTLRDGEQAPGASLSIAEKLEIAQQLAVLGVDVIEAGFPVSSPAQFEATKQIAEQVKGPTICGLARSTKEDIESAGKALAPAKKRRIHTFVATSLIHMKHKLNKTPAEVLKMAVAAVKLAKTFTGDVEFSPEDACRSEMSFLVEILTAVIEAGATTLNIPDTVGYVLPYEYGRIIAQLKSDVPGIDKCIISTHCHNDLGMAVANSVTGVRNGARQVECSVNGLGERAGNAALEEVVMAVHTRPDFFGKDRTKPLTTNINTKQIYKTSQLVSRLTGFVVQPNKAIVGANAFAHESGVHVDGVLKERSTYEIMTPESIGLGSSRMVLGRHTGRHGFVDRCKKLGYKLSKEELEQAYQRFLQVADKKKEVFDEDVVVIIDDEVRVVEHTFELEYLRVLIETGMNPTATVKIRSKGKLKEAQAEGDGPVDAAYEAIREATGFSPTLENYSIRAVTSGKEALGEATVRIRQDSRTCIGRGVSTDIIEASAKAYVDAINRMVARKDTGEEPEVKVEL
- a CDS encoding DNA methyltransferase, which translates into the protein MNALLNKIICGDCIEILGEVGEPFADLIFADPPFNIGYKYDKYYDKVKSKNYIAWTKEWLGVCKKVLKPSGSFYIAIGDEYAANVKVIADELGLFMRNWIIWHYTFGQQTKMKFARAHTHIFYFVNDKKNFTFNEHAVRVPSDRQLIYGDKRANPKGKMPDDVWGEFSRVCGTFKEREEWHPCQMPESLLKRIIAVSSNTGDCVLDPFSGSGTTLAAAKQLGRNYAGVEISEEYVEKTKKRLAQLGKQHCGNESLKPTEMAEFKRLVSETTIPVREIAGDKNLLVLFTNQFSVRMNNGRRYKTEEIATVLRDSAD
- a CDS encoding GLUG motif-containing protein; translated protein: MGRVFFAAIVFGGLVLSSICFGYSGGSGTEEDPYQIATAEDMNQIGLNYQDWDKHFKLTADINLSAYTGTQFSRIGTDDKHAFSGVFDGNRHTISNFTYTAESGDYIGIFGNVSNTGKIENVSLVDVNITGHNYVGGLVGINNGSISNCYSTGTVSGGSNSWIVGGLVGYNQGTIANCHSTGTVSDSSYSDMLGGLVGYNKGTIDNCNAKGDVSGGYNSVCLGGLVGWNEGGIRNCNSTATVTSDGDYSYYLGGLVGYTYGGGIRECSSTGNVTGGDYSYYLGGLIGGNERAVFIMYCYSTGNVRGGYESDYVGGLVGENANDSYVIDCYATGEVAGDYDVGGLVGINDNSYIEECYSSGSVSGYMYVGGLLGWNNGGTTTDSFWDIETSGQSWSAGGTGKTTAEMKLKSTFTAANWSFAGDTANSTDYVWRMCIDGVNYPLLWWQFNMADFTCPDGVSFIDFAILANVWLSDPTQVNWNERCDIAEPQDSVIDILDLAVFTQYWLED
- a CDS encoding S41 family peptidase, with translation MEKPLNKIIAVIILLFSLEAGVSGAPPKIINTVPENGSQDVNSNLRQIRIVFDQDMDQNGYSICGGGENYPKTIGNPRWVNKRTIVMRVKLIPNHDYQLSINCPNFKNFKNTKGESAEPYPIEFKTSSDKAGAKAENLSVAENAEATEELRKAIDEKYSYRDLRKFDWDRLFDRYSRAMKVAKTPEAFAEAAAEMLANAGDAHIWVKIGEKNAKGKFRRSVTENYNLKILEKTVRGWRKRSDAVFTGQFNDGIGYILIDSWSRERKEALEEAYKAIEKFADAPGLIIDVRSNSGGAEPLAEEFAGCFIDEPKVYARHVYRNVREPGGFTKPNNRILEPSEGRPKYRGKIAVLTGPVNMSSCEAFLLMMKQVSGCKLIGEKSYGSSGNPKPTELGNGVTVFLPSWKAMRPDGTCFEGEGIAPDILIKTTKTELNSRDAVLEAALKWLRESQMTPAR